The following nucleotide sequence is from Longimicrobium sp..
CGTCCGCGCCGCTCACGCGCCGCGCCTGCACCTCGGCCCACACCTCGCCGCCCTCCTTGTGGCGGCCGAGCCAGACGAAGCGCTGCGGCTCTCCCGCCCGCGCCAGCCCGAAGATGCGGTGCAGCTCGTCCACGGTGTACGGCGCCTCGCCCCACGTCAGCCCGTCCAGCCCGATCTCCTTCTGCTCGTCCGCCGTGTAGCCGTACAGCTCGCAGGCGGCCTGGTTGACCTCGCGCAGCTCGCCGGTGGCCAGATCGTGCACCCAGATGGCCGCGGCGGTGGAGTCGAAGATGGTGCGGTAGCTTTCCTCGCTGGCGCGAAGGGCGCGCTCGGCGGCCTTCCACTCGTTGGTGTTGCGGCCGGTGGCCAGCAGCCGGTCTTCGCCGTTGATGGTGACGCGGCGCAGCGTGATCTCGGCCCACACCGGGGAGCCGTCCTTGTGCCTGCCCAGCCACTCGAAGCGCTGCGGCTCGCCCGCGACGGCGAGCTTCAGGTACTGCATCGCGTTTTCGACGGTGTACGGCGGCTCGCCCCAGCTCAGCCCCGCCACGCCCAGCGCCTTGATCTCCTCCGGCGTGTAGCCGTGCAGCGCGCACGCCGTCTGGTTGACGTCCAGGAACTCGCCCGTCTCCAGGTCGTGCACCCAGAGGGCGGCGGCGGTCCAGTCGAAGATGGTGCGGTAGCTGCGCTCGCTGTCGCGCAGCGCCTGCTCGGCGCGCTTGCGCTCGGTAATGTCGCGCGCGGTCGCCAGCAGCCGGTCCTCGCCACCGATGGTCACGCGGTTGAGGGAGATCTCGGACCAGATCTGCCTTCCGTCCGCCAGGTCGTTGCGCCACTCGAAGCGCTGCGGCTCGCCGGCGGCCGCGCGCTTCACGTACTCCAGCGCGCGCTCGGTGGTGAAGGGCGGCTCGCCCCCCGCGATCAGCGCCATCCCGCGCTCGCGGAGCTCCTCCACCGACTCCAGCCCCGCCGCCTCGCACGCCTTGCGGTTGGCGTCCAGGATGGCCCCCGTCTCCACCTCGTGCACGTAGATGGGGTCGTTGGAGAGCTCGAAGAGGGCGCGGTAGCTCTGCTCCGACGCGCGCAGCGCCTGTTCCGCCCGCTTCCGCTCGCCGATGTCGCGCACCAGCGCCAGGATGCGCAGCTCGCCGTCCAGCGTGACGCGCTGAAGGCTGACCTCGCCCCAGATCTCCGCCCCGGTGCGCGGGTGGATGGAGAGCCACTCGAAGCGTTGCGGCACCCCCTCGGCGGCCAGGCGCATCGTTTCCTGCGCCCGCTCGGCGGTGTAGGGCGCGGGGCCGTTCCAGATGACGGCGCCGGCGTCCGTCCGCAGCTCCTCGATGGTGGCGTCGGCCATGGTGCACGCCGCGCGGTTCGCGTCCACCACCGTTCCCGTGGCGGGATCGGACACGAAGATCGCGTCGGACGAGCTGTCGAAGATGGTGCGGTAGCTCTCCTCGCTGGTGCGCAGCGCTTCCTCGGCGCGGCGCTGCTCGGTGACGTCCTCGTGCACCAGCACCACCTCGCGCACCGCGCCCGCGTCGTCGCGCACGGCGAAGACGAAGGAGCGGATCCAGCGCGGCCACGGCTGCCCGCCCACCTCCGCGTGCATGCCGCGCGTGTCGAACTCCACTTCGGGAAGGGTGACGCGCTCTCCCGCGAAGCCGCGGCGCAGGAGGTCGCGAATCGGCTCCATCCGAGGGTCTTCCAGCGGGTTGTAGCCGGCCAGCTCCTCCATGGGGAGCCCCCACAGCCGGTCGAACGCAGGATTCACCTGCAGCGTCCTCCCCTCGGGCGAAAGGATCTGCACCGAGTGCGGGAACTGCTCGAAGAGGTCGCGGAAGCGGGCTTCGGAGGCGCGCAGCGCGCGGTCGGCGCGGTTGCGCTCGGTGACGTCCTGCGCCGTCCCCACCATCCGCACCTGCTGCCCCGTGGCGTCGGGAAGGAGCTTCCCCATCGCCTGCATCTCGCGCAGGGTGCCGTCGGGGCGCACCACGCGGTAGGGGATGGTGAACGACTCGCCGGTGGCGATCAGCCGCTCGCACTCCTGCATCACGCGCCCCTGGTCGTCCGGGTGCACGCGCGACAGGAACTCGGCGAAGGTCTGCGTTCCCGCGCCCTCGGTCATCCCGTGGATGCGGAGCTGCTCCGGCGACCAGCGGATCTCGTCGGTGGAGAGGTTCCATTCCCAGGTGCCGAGCTGGGCCAGCTCTTCCACCTCGTCCAGCATGCGGTCGCGCTCGCGCAGGGCGTGCTCGGCCAGGTGGCGCTCCGTCACGTCCTGGCACGTCCCCACGATGCGCTTCCCCGCGCCGTCGCGAACGACGCGCGCCCTTCCTTCCACCCAGCGCACTTCGCCTTCCGCAGGGATGGTGCGGTAGACGATGCGGAACGGCTCCTCGTCCTCCAGCAGTCGTTCGCGCGCCTGCGCGAGCCCCGGGCGGTCGTCGGGGTGGACGGTCTCCAGGAGCTCGTCGAAGCTGGCCGGCGCCGCGTCCAGCCCGTGCACCCGCAGCAGCCCCGCGGACCATGCGACCGCGCCGTCCTGCGACTCCTCCCAGCTCCCCAGCCGCGCGAGCTCCTCCACCCCGGCCGCATGCCGCAGCGCCTCTTCCGCGCGGATGCGCGCGGCGCGCTCGGCTTCCAGCGCCGCGCGCAGCGCGTCGGCGTCTTCCGAAACCGGGATCTGTGCCAGGGGGAACGGGTGCATCGAAGCGCTGCGGGAAAAAGGACTGCGGAGGGCGGCGGAGCGGGTGGTAAAATAACTTACAATGCGGTGGAATGACAAGGTTGGAGGGTTGGAAGAGGCGAGTGAACTCGCTGCAACAAAAGCACAAAGTCC
It contains:
- a CDS encoding PAS domain S-box protein, which translates into the protein MHPFPLAQIPVSEDADALRAALEAERAARIRAEEALRHAAGVEELARLGSWEESQDGAVAWSAGLLRVHGLDAAPASFDELLETVHPDDRPGLAQARERLLEDEEPFRIVYRTIPAEGEVRWVEGRARVVRDGAGKRIVGTCQDVTERHLAEHALRERDRMLDEVEELAQLGTWEWNLSTDEIRWSPEQLRIHGMTEGAGTQTFAEFLSRVHPDDQGRVMQECERLIATGESFTIPYRVVRPDGTLREMQAMGKLLPDATGQQVRMVGTAQDVTERNRADRALRASEARFRDLFEQFPHSVQILSPEGRTLQVNPAFDRLWGLPMEELAGYNPLEDPRMEPIRDLLRRGFAGERVTLPEVEFDTRGMHAEVGGQPWPRWIRSFVFAVRDDAGAVREVVLVHEDVTEQRRAEEALRTSEESYRTIFDSSSDAIFVSDPATGTVVDANRAACTMADATIEELRTDAGAVIWNGPAPYTAERAQETMRLAAEGVPQRFEWLSIHPRTGAEIWGEVSLQRVTLDGELRILALVRDIGERKRAEQALRASEQSYRALFELSNDPIYVHEVETGAILDANRKACEAAGLESVEELRERGMALIAGGEPPFTTERALEYVKRAAAGEPQRFEWRNDLADGRQIWSEISLNRVTIGGEDRLLATARDITERKRAEQALRDSERSYRTIFDWTAAALWVHDLETGEFLDVNQTACALHGYTPEEIKALGVAGLSWGEPPYTVENAMQYLKLAVAGEPQRFEWLGRHKDGSPVWAEITLRRVTINGEDRLLATGRNTNEWKAAERALRASEESYRTIFDSTAAAIWVHDLATGELREVNQAACELYGYTADEQKEIGLDGLTWGEAPYTVDELHRIFGLARAGEPQRFVWLGRHKEGGEVWAEVQARRVSGADGDRLLVTARGMNEWRAAADALRRANEELEQRVAARTAELAQTNIALEEEVAEHES